DNA sequence from the uncultured Ilyobacter sp. genome:
GGAGTAGAAGAAGTAAAAGCAGGAACATCGGCACCAAGAGCGGCAGCCCCAACTCCATCGGCACCAGCTCCAGCAGCGCCGAAGCCAGTAGCACCAACACCGGCACCAAAACCAGTAACTACTGCAGCAGGGGCAGGAGCAGGAGTAAACACAGTAACTGCACCTATGCCTGGTACAATAATTAATGTAGGGTGTCACTCAGGAGCAAAAGTTTCTAAAGGTGACATTTTGTTAGTGTTAGAAGCAATGAAGATGGAAAATGAAATTATGGCTCCTCATGACGGAACAGTTTCTGAAGTAAGAGTTCAGCAAGGTGCTTCAGTTAATGCAGGAGATATACTGGTAGTATTATCTTAAATCTATAGGGGGACAATTGTTATGTTACAAGCTTTAATGGATTTTTATACTAGCACAGGTTTTTATGGTATGAATATAGGTTCCATCATAATGATGATAGTTGCCTGTATTTTCCTTTACCTTGCTATAGTAAAAGGGTTTGAGCCTCTATTATTGGTTCCTATCTCTTTCGGAATGCTTCTTACTAACCTTCCATTTGCAGGTATGATGGCAGAGCCTTTAATGGAAGTAAAAGAGCACTTATCAGACACAGGGGTTATGCACTATGTAGTTCATACAGCAGAGCCTGGAGGATTACTTTATTATTTATTCCAAGGTGACCATTTAGGAATATTCCCTCCATTAATCTTTATGGGTGTAGGGGCGATGACAGACTTCGGTCCGTTAATTGCAAATCCTAAATCACTTCTTCTTGGAGCAGCAGCTCAGTTTGGAATCTTCGTTACTTTCCTAGGAGCTATAGGTTCTGGACTGTTTACAGCTCAGGAAGCGGCTTCAATCGGAATCATCGGTGGAGCAGACGGACCTACTGCAATCTTCCTTTCTTCAAAACTGGCTCCGCACCTAATGGGACCAATAGCTGTAGCAGCTTATTCATATATGGCGCTTGTACCAATCATTCAGCCGCCTATCATGACAGCTCTTACAAGTGAAAAAGAGAGAAAGATAAAGATGTCTCAACTTAGAATGGTAACAAAGAAAGAGAAAGTAATCTTCCCTATCGTAGTTACTATCATAGTATCTCTAATAGTACCTCCAGCAGCAACTCTAATCGGAATGTTAATGCTTGGAAACCTATTCAGAGAATGTGGAGTAGTAGGAAGACTAGAAGATACAGCGAAAAATGCGCTCATCAACATCATCACAATCTTCCTAGGAGTAACAGTTGGAGCAACAGCAACAGCTGAAGCCTTCCTAAAAGTAGAAACTCTAGCTATCCTAGCACTAGGAGTAGTAGCCTTTGGAATAGGAACAGGATCAGGAGTACTTCTTGCTAAGTTTATGAATAAGATGAGCAAGACACCTATAAATCCATTACTAGGATCTGCAGGAGTATCTGCAGTACCAATGGCAGCAAGGGTATCACAGGTAGTAGGACAGAAAGCTGACCCATCAAACTTCCTACTGATGCATGCAATGGGACCAAACGTTGCAGGAGTAATAGGATCTGCAGTATCTGCAGGTGTACTACTTTCACTATTTGGATAATTATTGAAAATTTAGACTTATAGTTATAAAAAAGAGGGTGATCCAAGTAGAAAAACTACTTGTGAGTCACCCTCTTTAGTATATTTTAAACTTTTCAAAATTATGTGTAAATCTAAAGCAAATTTCATAAATATTATTTTTTAAAGAATTTCTTCTTCAGCTAAAGCAGATTGACTTTTTTTCTTCTTTAGGAAAAGCGCGAGAGCACCCACTGCAGCAAGGATACCAAAAGGATAACCTATAGCTGTAGACATTCGTAAACCCTCTGGAGCTATTATTATATATGTGGTAATAACTCCTGTCATAAATGTTCCTGGAATTGCGGCTATCCAGAAATTTTTATTATTATTTGCCAGATAAACTGCTCCAGCCCATAAAACTATAGTTGCAAGGGTTTGATTAGACCAGGCGAAGTATCTCCATATTATTCCAAAATCCATGAAACAAAGAGAAATCCCAACTATAAACAAAGGAATTGCGATTAAAAATCTATTTTTTATAGGTCCCTGTTTAAGATTTGTTGCATCGGCAATTGCAAGTCTTGCACTTCTGAATGCTGTGTCACCTGAAGTAATGGGGCATGCAACTACTCCCAGTAAAGCAAGGGCTCCACCGACTTTACCAAGCATTGAGTTAGAAATTGTATTTACAACTACTCCTGCAGCTCCTGCTTGGGCGAGGCCTTCTGTACTGCCGAAAAAAGTCATGGCTGCTGCTGCCCAAATAAGAGCAATAATACCTTCTGCTATCATAGATCCGAAAAATACCCTCCTTCCTTCTTTTTCATTTTTGAGGCATCTGGCCATAAGTGGAGACTGAGTAGCGTGGAAACCAGATATTGCTCCACAGGCAATTGTTATAAAAAGAAACGGGTAAAAAGGTGTACCTTTTGGATTAAGGTTTTGAAGAGTTAATTCTGGAATCTGATATCCTTTTATAAAAAGACCTAGACCAATTCCCAGTCCCATTATAAGAAGAGAAAGTCCAAATATTGGATATATTTTGGATATAAGCTTATCTACCGGAAGAACTGTAGCTATTATATAATAAATAATTATGATCCCAACCCAAGTCATTTTACCTACACTTGGAATGATATTTGTCAATATTCCCGCAGGACCAACTACAAAAACTACTCCAACAAGAACAAGAAGCACAACTGAGAAGACCCTCATGAAATTTTTAGGGCCATTTCCAAGATATTTACCTACCACTTCTGCTATTGTTGAACCATTATGTCTAAGTGAAAGCATCCCAGCGAGATAGTCATGAACCGATCCTGCAAAAATGCATCCAAAGACAATCCATAGAAAGGCAGCAGGCCCCCATAAAGCCCCTGCAACGGCTCCAAATATGGGACCTAAGCCGGCTATATTGAGAAATTGTATAAGGAAAGCCCTTCCCCAGCTGATCTCACAAAAATCTACACCATCCGCAAGACTTACAGCAGGTGTTGGTCTGCTTTCGTTGATACCAAAAATATTTTCAACAATTTTACCATAAATAAAATAACCACCAATTAAAGTTGCTAAGGCTAATAAAAAAGTTATCATTTTTTTTCCTCCTTATTTTCTAAAAGAATAAAATAAGACAGTTTGTTAATATTTTTTTAAAAAAATTAACTTATTTTTACCTTGTTAAGCGATGAACACAGGTTTTTTTGCAGATTCAATTATCTTG
Encoded proteins:
- a CDS encoding biotin/lipoyl-containing protein; translated protein: MKTFKVVVNGNEYEVGVEEVKAGTSAPRAAAPTPSAPAPAAPKPVAPTPAPKPVTTAAGAGAGVNTVTAPMPGTIINVGCHSGAKVSKGDILLVLEAMKMENEIMAPHDGTVSEVRVQQGASVNAGDILVVLS
- a CDS encoding sodium ion-translocating decarboxylase subunit beta, yielding MDFYTSTGFYGMNIGSIIMMIVACIFLYLAIVKGFEPLLLVPISFGMLLTNLPFAGMMAEPLMEVKEHLSDTGVMHYVVHTAEPGGLLYYLFQGDHLGIFPPLIFMGVGAMTDFGPLIANPKSLLLGAAAQFGIFVTFLGAIGSGLFTAQEAASIGIIGGADGPTAIFLSSKLAPHLMGPIAVAAYSYMALVPIIQPPIMTALTSEKERKIKMSQLRMVTKKEKVIFPIVVTIIVSLIVPPAATLIGMLMLGNLFRECGVVGRLEDTAKNALINIITIFLGVTVGATATAEAFLKVETLAILALGVVAFGIGTGSGVLLAKFMNKMSKTPINPLLGSAGVSAVPMAARVSQVVGQKADPSNFLLMHAMGPNVAGVIGSAVSAGVLLSLFG
- a CDS encoding carbon starvation CstA family protein; protein product: MITFLLALATLIGGYFIYGKIVENIFGINESRPTPAVSLADGVDFCEISWGRAFLIQFLNIAGLGPIFGAVAGALWGPAAFLWIVFGCIFAGSVHDYLAGMLSLRHNGSTIAEVVGKYLGNGPKNFMRVFSVVLLVLVGVVFVVGPAGILTNIIPSVGKMTWVGIIIIYYIIATVLPVDKLISKIYPIFGLSLLIMGLGIGLGLFIKGYQIPELTLQNLNPKGTPFYPFLFITIACGAISGFHATQSPLMARCLKNEKEGRRVFFGSMIAEGIIALIWAAAAMTFFGSTEGLAQAGAAGVVVNTISNSMLGKVGGALALLGVVACPITSGDTAFRSARLAIADATNLKQGPIKNRFLIAIPLFIVGISLCFMDFGIIWRYFAWSNQTLATIVLWAGAVYLANNNKNFWIAAIPGTFMTGVITTYIIIAPEGLRMSTAIGYPFGILAAVGALALFLKKKKSQSALAEEEIL